Proteins found in one Labrenzia sp. VG12 genomic segment:
- a CDS encoding caspase family protein yields the protein MLQAVGVLLAMVFWVGLSGTAQAARTALIIGNSAYQSVAPLDNPVRDADLAARTFAALGFETEVVLDADAATMRAALKDFKARAASAEVAAIFFAGHGVQADNINYLLATDTGAETREVFQQTAVRMDELLEALSVAKGVKLLIVDACRDNPFEATRSLTKLFSSDARGLARVNHQLQDLMVVYSAQPDHQALDGEGDNSPFMEAFFEVLTAKETVRLTEALIDITNFVRTKTADRQLPYTEGTLSVHLEFALETPVQPAPEAAACPGQGDVLALDKAERYLEFAEGPHSLRISEKGTPLLELCLKDGEILVQGRYDERFGAGDLRNADRGGSGYYFETGDGRDAHLWFYADPANASAAAEIGVYIDGTEISWINTAWTF from the coding sequence ATGCTGCAAGCTGTCGGAGTTCTCTTGGCCATGGTTTTCTGGGTCGGCCTGTCGGGAACGGCACAGGCGGCCAGGACCGCGCTGATCATCGGCAACAGCGCCTATCAAAGTGTTGCGCCATTGGACAATCCTGTGCGGGACGCGGATCTCGCTGCCAGAACCTTTGCCGCGCTCGGCTTTGAGACGGAGGTGGTGCTGGACGCGGACGCGGCCACCATGCGGGCTGCCCTGAAGGACTTCAAGGCCAGGGCCGCCTCGGCCGAGGTCGCGGCGATCTTCTTTGCCGGACATGGCGTTCAGGCGGACAATATCAACTATCTGCTGGCGACCGATACGGGCGCGGAAACACGGGAGGTGTTCCAGCAGACGGCCGTCCGGATGGACGAGCTGCTGGAGGCGCTGTCAGTGGCCAAGGGCGTCAAATTGCTGATCGTCGATGCCTGCCGGGACAATCCCTTCGAAGCGACCCGGTCGCTGACCAAGCTCTTCTCCTCCGATGCCAGGGGCCTTGCCCGGGTCAATCATCAGCTGCAGGACCTGATGGTGGTCTATTCCGCTCAACCCGACCACCAGGCGCTGGATGGAGAGGGCGACAATAGCCCCTTCATGGAGGCCTTCTTCGAGGTGTTGACCGCCAAGGAGACGGTGCGCCTGACCGAGGCCCTGATCGACATCACCAATTTCGTGCGCACCAAGACCGCTGACCGTCAGCTGCCCTATACCGAAGGCACCTTGTCCGTTCATCTGGAGTTCGCCCTGGAAACGCCGGTGCAGCCGGCACCTGAAGCCGCAGCCTGCCCGGGACAGGGCGATGTTCTGGCCCTGGACAAGGCTGAGCGCTACCTGGAATTTGCCGAGGGTCCGCATAGCCTCAGGATCTCGGAGAAGGGGACACCGCTCCTGGAGCTCTGTCTGAAGGACGGTGAGATCCTGGTTCAGGGCCGCTATGACGAGCGCTTCGGGGCAGGGGATCTGCGCAATGCGGATCGCGGCGGCTCGGGCTATTATTTTGAGACAGGCGATGGCCGCGACGCGCATCTGTGGTTCTACGCCGACCCGGCAAACGCGTCCGCGGCCGCTGAAATCGGCGTTTACATCGACGGCACCGAAATCTCCTGGATCAACACGGCCTGGACGTTCTAG
- a CDS encoding GIY-YIG nuclease family protein — MTTHVYILASARNGTLYIGVTTDLSRRLFEYQNGLIGGFTSTYNVKRLVYAEEHDRIDDAIVREKQLKSWKRAWKMALIEKSNPEWLDLTATGFG, encoded by the coding sequence ATGACCACCCATGTCTACATTCTCGCATCCGCCCGAAACGGAACGCTCTATATCGGGGTGACAACAGACCTTTCGCGGCGTCTGTTTGAATATCAGAACGGCCTGATCGGAGGGTTCACCAGCACCTATAACGTCAAGCGTCTTGTCTACGCAGAAGAGCACGACCGCATTGACGACGCGATTGTCCGGGAGAAGCAGCTGAAGTCCTGGAAACGTGCCTGGAAAATGGCATTGATTGAAAAGAGCAACCCGGAATGGCTGGATCTGACGGCAACCGGTTTTGGTTAG